The following is a genomic window from Xenopus laevis strain J_2021 chromosome 2L, Xenopus_laevis_v10.1, whole genome shotgun sequence.
catgttggggcacagcgcatgcgcataatgatGTCAGAAGCGCATTATGCGCATGTGCTATGTACAACATGACCAATTGTACTGGGAGCTCATTCtggtgggggggggcaatttaaaagaaaattaaaaaacctAATGTTACCCCCAAACAGAGTGTGGGCTCTACTAgccagcacctttggttgggggataatatttttgcccaacaggtggcCTTTAAGAAACTTGTGTTTGACAACCATCTAATTAAAACTTCACTAGTACAGGAAACCTTCCGAGAGTAACTGCATATACTTGGGTTATTATCAGAGACCTATATTTTATACAAAGCTTCTTATTGCTACTGAAAGACATTACAGTTTGTTGTACAATCAATCATTTTTACAGAATATCCCAGAAGcatacagaaaaatgtattttcatttaaagaagaCACCTAAATGCCCAGTATCTAGAAAGACGAGAAagacaattttttctgattacaCTAAAGAATATGCAATGAAACATGGAGGTCTGATACAGGAGAGGTGGCAGGGGCATGTACTGGGTGGGGGAAAACGGGATGGAGGGAAAACTGGGTGGGGGGAACTCGGATATAGTTTTGGCACCCAGACACCTGGTCCCCTATGAAACATTAGCTACTTGGGGTAGTTATTACAGGACACTGAGTAATTCTGTGTTAATtgaaacaaacaaaccaaggacGATTTAAAAGCCCTGCCCCAACCCcccatatgaaaatgttttcatgGGCACAGATAGGACTTTGAGATTTTGTAAACACACCCATCgtgctgatccaattgtttggccatGGGGCCATTTATTGGATAACAATTTAGGTCTATGCAGAGTCGTTGGAAGAAGACCATCTCAGTGGCCCTATATGATCGTCccacaacaggatttttaaaccatTACAATAGATCTCTGGATGATTGGGGCAACTTGGTCTGGAGGGGTCGAGTTTTCAGTTTATACCAGCTTTACTTACTTTCCCTATATACAGTCCTTTGCAGAAAATGCCACCTTTTATTTGTCGCACCTCAAATAACATCTGCCCTTGCACCTCTGCTTACATTTTAGAAATGAAAGAAACCGGATTAACAGCGCTTTCCTCTTGAATGACAAAACTCTGGAGTTTGTTCAGATTCCACCCACATTGGCCCCTGCTTCTCAGTCTTCTAGTTCCTCCTGGCTTATTGTATTTGGGGTGGTGGTTTTTGTTGTCTCTGTTGCGATTGCTTACCTTGTGGTATCTGGAGTTATACGGCACAGAAAGTAAGTAATGTAGAACGTAGTAACAAATAGTACGCGTCTCTAGCAACTCTAGAAAATGAGGATCATCTTTTTCCATATGAAAACTATTCAAGTACAGATTCCTTAGGGCGGGGACTTCCAATGATTTCCAGTGGTAAAATGATTGTGTCATTTGATGGACCCTTCTTAAAAACTTGGATGTACAAAAAGACCCCAGACTTCCAGTTATTCAGACTTGTAATCGTAGTTTAGCCAAAAATGAAGAGCTGCATGGCACACACTGACACAGTCCAATCAACACAACCTAATGCACACTTTATAGGGAAAAAGTGATAAAATGACATTATATAAACCATTTAAACTAGAATTCAGGGTGGACCTTTGAGACATGGGCTAAATAATAATGTCTACTATGGGCCTTAACTTTCACTCCCTATCCCACAGCCCAAATGACCTCGGCATATGGTTCGTAAATAGCTAGGGCCAAACGCCATCCCAGATAATCTTTTGATGGAATGATGGTATAATTAGGGACTAAATTCTGTCCAATGTAAACCCTAAACTATCCACCTCTACACCTACTTGTGCCCCTACCCAGTCCCCAGTGCGACTAGCAACTATTCAGTCTGTGCAGTCAAAAACTCCCAAAAACCTGCCGGCATAGACACAGGCCTATGTGGCTTGCCAACAACCCCACTCCTGGGTAAAATGCAGAATGATGTGCTTCAGGATTAACTGTTTGCTTATACTATGCCCCTAAAATATCTTCTTACTTGCCCTGCAAGATGTCTGCTTAGAAACTCTTGCTCATCCTCCCATAGTCTAAGGGCTTCCTTCTAGTCTTTAATGAAGAGCTAAACTAAAACCGATCTgttcaatttattaaaatatgtctGCACCATTTGTGTCAGGGGACTGTTGGGATGGTGGCTGCCATCTTTGATACATCACAACAGGTGTCTGTGTTGCTGCTGGCCAGAAGCATGCAAAGTTGGAGCCAGGACCAAAACTGCTTCCAATGTGCATGTTCCTGTTTGCCAATGACTTTCAGGGAGACATGGTTGGCCACCAACTCCACTAACTACACAGAGAGATGCTTATAGGATGCCCCTGAACATTTGCATATGCCCATTCATTTGATTTGAGGAGGGGCCATGGTACTGTACATGGCTTCTAATCatgtccaggcccagatttgcggcaaagccgcataggcccgggcctagggcggcaaaaaaataggggctgcatgccgcccagccgcattatggggacgtgtgcgtccccatgcAATTAcggcagctgcgccggcgttttttcgccggcgcgctgggaaggggaggtgaggtgggcgctaggaccgcgcggccgcctggtcggaccacgcggcctaggggcgcccgacattgaaatccggcgctgatcatgtcccctcgccagcacattttttccagagaaaacaaccccaaccttgacagtctcccctcataatttaagtcttccatccctctaaccaatttagttgcactgagtctctgcactctctccagctcatttatatccctcttaaggactggagtccaaaactgcactgcatactccagatgaggccttaccagggacctataaagaggcataattatgttttcatcccttgagttaatgcccttttttatgcaagacagaactttatttgctttagtagccacagaatgacactgcccagaattagacaacgtgttatctacaaaaacccaacacactgccatttagtgtataacttgcatttatattatttttgccaaagtgcataacctgcatttatcaacattgaacctcattttccagttttctgcccagttttccagtttagacaaatcactctacaaagtggcagcatcctgtatggaacctatagttctgcacaatttagtatcatctgcaaaaatagaaacagtactttcaatacccacctccaggtcattaataaacaagttgaaaagcaagggacctagtacagagccctgtggtactccactaacaacactggtccaattagaaaatgttccatttaccaccactctttgtagtctatcttttagccagttctctatccaggtacaaatattatattccaggacaacattccttaatttaaccagtaaccttctgtgcgGCACTGTATACAATGCTTTATGACTGTGCTGATGTTCATGCTTAAGGAATATGAACTATTTCCAAGTTCACTCAATGCAATAAAGCTTTATTGCGGTTAATGATTTCCAGTGGTAAATATTACCAATCAAGATTAGGCAGTTTTCATGATCTTTTACTTTCTTATCATAGGATTTCATACAGTTTAGATGAATACAATGACTGGCCAAGGTTCACATAATTATGATgtaaaaggaatacattttttccTGATGACCAATGCCTCAGGTTTCTGTGTTGTTcatgtttttaaacaaaaaatattcaaaagtcAGAAGTCACTTGCATCCTAGTGTGCCTTGGGTTGTTTATCCAAGGGTCAACTTGATGGTTCTCCATTGCAGTTTGTTAATGATCTTTCTGTAGGCTTTAACTCCACTTAAGAATTATTAACCATTACACAAGTTTTTAGAACCGACTATACTGTATGTGTCCTGCTGGAAGTCAGTGATGGAAAGGCTGTGGAGCCTTTAGGCAATGGGGAGCATCAAGAGTAGTTATTAACTTCCTACACATAAATGCATACTCTGGCACATTATTTAGGCATTATTTACTGGCACATTATTTAGCACTAGTGAATCAGTTGCAAATGGCTCTAAAACACATGCTcatgaatttgagggaattttcgaagtaaaaaaattcaaaattcgaagtaattttttggatacttcgaccatcgaataggatactacgacttcgaatttacttcgacttcgattcaaagtaaaaatcattcgactattcgaccattcgataatcaaagtattgtctctttaaaaaaactttgagttcaatacttcgccaagtgttatattagcctatggggacatgccagagcatatttcgaagtttttgggtttcgaaggaaaatcgtacgatcgtacaataaaatcgttcaaattgtacgatttgaagtacgatcgtacaattgtactacgatcggaatatgatcatatgatgaataaaatcctccgacttcaaatgtcggaggattctatttgatggtcaaatttcaaagtattttccacttggaaattcgacccttgataaatctgcccctaggtgtttcaGTTTAAAAGAGAAACGATGGCCCATTAATCCTCTTCTTTAGTATaaagaaatgttgaaataaaaattaGGGTGATCAGGAAGATCTTAAaacaatccatttttaaaaacacttaaGTTCAAACAGAATATTTACACAAATTTCAGCAATGGAATTATATCATAGTATGATGGGGAGGGGAATTGACTCTGGTCTGTTTATTTCCTCTCCAAATTTAAATGTTTATACCATACAACTAATACTGATATTTCTTCCAAAGGTGAGCCAAAAATCCAGAGATAGAAATTGTAAATAATGTATGCAAATTTTTTGAATGTAACCATGCCATTTATCCCTTTGACAGAAGATTAAAGTCTTCGGAAGAAGAAAGTCAAAATTCTGAAGCTAGAATGAAATCTTTGGATGCAATAAAGAATGGCGGCCTTCATGATAAAACCATATTAACAGACAGTTTGGTGAATGACAGTTACGATTATACTGGAGACGCATACACAGCGTTCTAGAGGAGCAAGGACAAAGGCTCTGACACAGCAAATTTATATTCCTTGAAGTTCATGTTACAAACTTGAAATTGAGATTCCTatagaacaaaaacataaaaggACTGGAAAATTGACGTAATAGTTCCGTTGTAATAACATAGTGAATATGTTCCCCAAACTTGTGTTCATACCATCATAATTAATAATCCAGCCCAGTTAATGCAGGCTGTGAAGAGAAATGCACATACTAAGCCTGCTGTCTCTGTCTTAGAAACTAGAGATCTCACACCACTTTAAGAAGACAGATGTCACATGAATTAATTTATTCAGATTGTATTTTATTTCGCTAACGTGCACCAGGATAACCCCAGCTAATAAAGCAAGTACCCACTCATGAAAAAATCTGTACTGTCTGAACCCCCAGCACTTTCCTTCTTCTCTTCTATCCTTCATCTTATTCCCCAATTTTCTCATAATCCTATATCATTCATATCTATATTCTACCTCCATATGTAACCTTCACTTTGCCCACCATATTTATATTCTCTTCTTCACTATTAATATCTTTTCCATCTTAATTATTTCCCTTGTGTACTCAAGATTTTTTTCTGTAGTCCTATGTTGTCTATCCAATCTCTCTTACTCCATTTCTCTCTATCTTCTTCATACTTTTTCCCCTATGAGTAACATTATTTTTCCTTCTGCTCGCTTCTTGTCCACCCCTTTTGTTTATTATTCTTCAATTCTCCATTTCTTCCCCACTGTGGCCAGTTCCTTAACCTAACGGCATCGCTAAAAGAACCCTGAAGAATAAGTTTAGTTTTAGTTGGGATAGAAGAATGGGGCTCCACCTTTACATTGCCAAACCAATTGGCTCCTATCTGATTGTGGGAAGGGAAACGGAAAAGCAAGAATCGGAAAGGACAGGCTGGTAGAAGGACCCAATGGCACATTTAACCCAGTGGGTAATAGAACAGTATTTCAACTGACTCTAAAATCCAGAagataataggggtcatttacatagcATATCGCAGTTGCAAGGCCACAAAGTACTTGTATCAACATTCGCTCTttgcactttcatatagttgCCGCAGTCTTCTTCCTGTTTCCTGTTCCAAATCAACCACTGCTGCTCCTATTGACACCCATCAAAAAGCACAGTGCAAATGTACTCAAAGAATCAGTCCCACGTGTCACTCCCATGCTTAATGCAGAAAATGACAGACACATCTgtaatgacactggaattctgggctTAAATGTTGAATTGTGGGTATAAAACATAGCAATGGCCATTTAGAATTGCGCACTGCACCtgcagtaagtaaatgacccctaaggtCTTGTGTATGTTTTAGGAGCTGAAAGGTTTTGTAAGCCTCAAAgtcagaaataaaacaaaagtatGCTGATATTTAGCTATTGGTGTGAATCATATATTGCTGCAGTGCTGGATTGGAAATGCAATATGGTCCCAGTTGTTTATGAGTTTTACAAGAGAAACCTGAATAACAGAATATTAGAGAAATGAAGTATCCACATGAAGAAAAGTTCCACCTTTCAGGTacagtatttaataaaatttgaagaACTCCAAAAGACATACGTACTGTATTACCAAACATTTAAGGCTATTTTTAAGGCAGCATGGTGGTAGTATGAGGTACCCAGAATCCACCAAGACCTGGAAGTGTAATGTCTGGCAGTGCCAATATCACaaagcctctctctctctatatagtatatatttatctaGAAAGTCCTAACTTTGAGGGGCAATAATCAAAGATCAAAttgtgccaaatgttttttttcaatatatacaggtataggactagCAACACATGAAGCATGaagttattaatatatattggcaTACATGAACATCAGTTTAGTAGCCTAAACTACATTACATttagagcaatggcacacagAACGGTCAAAAGCCTGTAACCCTCTTTCCTAGACAGGCACTAGATAGGTTACCAGGCAGATTTGGACATAATGCTTGCTTTTCTTTTACCTTTCCTAGATAATTCATTCTAAATAGGGCTCTGTTCACAACAGTTCTGCTAATTACTACATCATAATCCTGATTAATGATAAAATTCTAGAAGATTGGACAAAAAAGCTGCAGAAAGACTTTACAATGAATGCAAATCATTTTACAACACTGTCTAATGTATCCAGCGCTAGTTTATTAACACAAGCTTTGTCAGACACAGAGAGAACAGGATAACTTTGGGAGACTAAAAGATGAAAACATTCCTTATAGCAATAACTAGCTGCTAACTGCCATTGTTACACATTATTTTATAGGTGGGGTAGACTCTTTAGATGGGAGTAATTCAGTGTGAGCAA
Proteins encoded in this region:
- the cltrn.L gene encoding collectrin, amino acid transport regulator L homeolog precursor (The RefSeq protein has 1 substitution compared to this genomic sequence), whose amino-acid sequence is MLGGILLFLLSLPTFVHGDLCEPGSRGALKVRLNIKAALGDNAYTWNSDEEYLFKAVMAFVMRSYTKNDTFQISNIVLCNSTERVSFWFVVTSPSNESHPVSYSVVEAAVRNERNRINSAFLLNDKTLEFVQIPPTLAPASQSSSSSWLIVFGVVVFVVSVAIAYLVVSGVIRHRKRLKSSEEESQNSEARMKSLDAIKNGGLHDKTILTDSLVNDSYDYTGDAYTAF